From Ictidomys tridecemlineatus isolate mIctTri1 chromosome 2, mIctTri1.hap1, whole genome shotgun sequence, the proteins below share one genomic window:
- the Tac1 gene encoding protachykinin-1 isoform X1, with the protein MKILVALAVFFLVSTQLFAEEIGANDDLNYWSDWSDSDQIKEELPEPFEHLLQRIARRPKPQQFFGLMGKRDADSSIEKQVALLKALYGHGQISHKRHKTDSFVGLMGKRALNSVAYERNAMQNYERRRK; encoded by the exons ATGAAAATCCTCGTGGCCTTGGCAGTCTTTTTTCTCGTCTCCACTCAACTGTTTGCGGAAGAAATCGGTGCCAACGATGACCTAAATTATTGGTCCGACTGGTCCGACAGTGATCAGATCAAG GAAGAGCTGCCGGAGCCCTTTGAGCATCTTCTGCAGAGAATCGCCCGGAGACCCAAACCTCAGCAGTTCTTTGGATTAATGGGCAAACGGGATGCTG ATTCCTCAATTGAAAAACAAGTGGCCCTGTTAAAGGCTCTTTATG GACATGGCCAGATCTCTCACAAAA GGCATAAAACAGATTCCTTTGTTGGACTCATGGGCAAAAGAGCTTTAAATTCTG TGGCTTATGAAAGGAATGCAATGCAGAATTATGAAAGAAGACGTAAATAA
- the Tac1 gene encoding protachykinin-1 isoform X2 — protein MKILVALAVFFLVSTQLFAEEIGANDDLNYWSDWSDSDQIKEELPEPFEHLLQRIARRPKPQQFFGLMGKRDAGHGQISHKRHKTDSFVGLMGKRALNSVAYERNAMQNYERRRK, from the exons ATGAAAATCCTCGTGGCCTTGGCAGTCTTTTTTCTCGTCTCCACTCAACTGTTTGCGGAAGAAATCGGTGCCAACGATGACCTAAATTATTGGTCCGACTGGTCCGACAGTGATCAGATCAAG GAAGAGCTGCCGGAGCCCTTTGAGCATCTTCTGCAGAGAATCGCCCGGAGACCCAAACCTCAGCAGTTCTTTGGATTAATGGGCAAACGGGATGCTG GACATGGCCAGATCTCTCACAAAA GGCATAAAACAGATTCCTTTGTTGGACTCATGGGCAAAAGAGCTTTAAATTCTG TGGCTTATGAAAGGAATGCAATGCAGAATTATGAAAGAAGACGTAAATAA